The following are from one region of the Anguilla rostrata isolate EN2019 chromosome 7, ASM1855537v3, whole genome shotgun sequence genome:
- the LOC135260083 gene encoding CXXC-type zinc finger protein 4-like encodes MSNMNNALCVETGQGADVSLLQKDNLQLDSSGLNSVLDYNAEMERYRSFANFYKTNGAFPQAAKIARITTPIFPSARIGVSPWNCDNAMLWGRKSAALNPNRTAVHRNESQRPGKPGLPPEALQMANNNFLGALSPEHCRPLAGECMDKLKCGSAEAEIMNLPDRVGTFSAIPALGGISLPPGVIVMTALHSPAASSAVSDSAFQIANLADCPQSSASASGGNAAAKKKRKRCGVCAPCRRLINCGVCSSCRNRKTGHQICKFRKCEELKKKPGTSHERAPANGGEAFRWFF; translated from the coding sequence ATGTCGAATATGAACAATGCCCTTTGTGTTGAGACCGGACAGGGCGCTGACGTCTCCCTGCTGCAGAAGGACAACCTTCAGCTGGACTCCAGTGGATTAAACTCCGTTTTGGATTACAATGCGGAAATGGAGAGGTACAGGTCCTTCGCCAACTTTTACAAAACCAACGGGGCGTTTCCACAGGCCGCCAAGATCGCTCGCATCACCACGCCGATTTTTCCCAGCGCCCGGATCGGCGTGTCCCCGTGGAACTGCGATAACGCCATGCTCTGGGGAAGGAAATCAGCGGCATTAAACCCTAATAGGACCGCCGTGCACCGAAACGAGTCCCAGCGGCCGGGGAAGCCTGGCCTGCCGCCAGAGGCTCTGCAAATGGCGAATAATAATTTCCTCGGCGCCTTGTCCCCCGAACACTGCAGGCCGCTGGCGGGAGAGTGCATGGACAAGCTGAAGTGCGGCTCGGCCGAGGCGGAGATAATGAATCTCCCGGACCGCGTCGGGACGTTCTCCGCCATTCCGGCTCTGGGCGGCATCTCGTTACCTCCCGGGGTCATCGTCATGACGGCGCTGCACTCCCCCGCGGCCTCGTCGGCCGTCTCCGACAGCGCCTTTCAGATCGCCAACCTGGCGGACTGCCCGCAGAGCAGCGCGTCGGCGTCCGGCGGCAACGCGGCGGCCAAGAAGAAGAGGAAACGGTGCGGGGtgtgcgccccctgcaggcggcTCATCAACTGCGGCGTCTGCAGCAGCTGCCGCAACCGCAAGACCGGCCACCAGATCTGCAAGTTTAGGAAATGCGAGGAGCTGAAGAAGAAGCCGGGCACGTCACATGAG